AATAGCATCACAAATAACAATAATACTATTAAAAGGCCATGATGTAGTATTAATTGTAAATATTGGTTATGAGCATTAAACCATATAACTTCTTCAAAACCAAATGATTTATAGGAATCATTTAACTTTCTTTGGGTATCTCCAACACCGTAACCAATCCATGGTGATTTCTTAATTAGATAAATACTTCCTTTCCATATTTTTTCCCGAAAAGAGATTCCTGAAAAGGGGTTTTCACTGATTTCCATATCAGTTATTTCGTAATACGTATACAAGATTCTATCTCTTGCAAACTTATTGGAAAAACCAATGATAGTTAATAATAAAACTGTCGAAAAAATTACTATAAATGCCTTTCTTCTGTTAATTACATGGTTGAGTTTATAATAAATAAATGGTGGTAAAACTAATATAGACAGTGCAATTGCCATCCTGGAACTTAACAGAATAAGGGATAAAAAAAGTACAGGCACAAAAATCATCAATACTTTGCTCTTTCTGTTTTCCAAAAACTCTAATACAACTATATAAATGCTAATGAGAACATACATGGAAAAATAAATATGATGTGGGATATATTTTAAAAAGAGTGCAACACCTCTTCCGTAATCATATCTGGCATCTAATACCACAATATCATATAAAAAACGAATCAACCCGTAAATCAAAACTGTTATTATACCATAAAACAACCATTTAAATAATCTAAATTTCTCCAGTTTTATATTCGATTGCGCATATGAAAAAATGAAAGGGAAGATTATAAAAGAAAGGTATAAAATGAGTTTTTCTTCTGCCTCTTTATTATTAACACTTAAAAAAAATGAGAGGAGTTGTGCCGCAAAAAACAAGATGGATATTCCATAAAACCTAATATTCTTCAATGTTCTAACTTTCAAAATCTTATATGTAAAATAAGCTGAAGTTATTATTAAAATTATGGAGTTTAACTTCATTGAGACAGGAAGGGTAAATAATACAAGCCCAATACATATTTCATCTAAGTTTATTTTTCTATTTCCTATCATTTTTTCTTAAAAAAGTAATTTTTAAAACGGCTCTTTTATTCTTTGTTCTAATTGTAAGTGCACATATAAACATAAATATAACTGTAATGAAAAAGAATAAAAACATAGAACTTCCATTTTCATAAAAAGGAAGTACTAATATTTTAAACATCCAAAATACCATAATATAATAAATGAAATTGTCTCCAGAATATTTCTTGATAAAAAGGTGAATCAAATATACTAATATTCCAAATAAAATTGGCAGTAAGACAATTCCCACAAGTCCAAAATTTATATACGCTTCACCAATATATGTCGAACGCATTCCTCCAAATTCATCCGGATTTTGATTAGAAATTATTGAGGTATACCTCATATAATTATAGTTCGCTTTTAGTGCATTAATTTTTGTCGGGATAAAACTAAAAAATCCAGCTATATATGTTTTCCCATACAGAAAACCATAATCATTATTATTAAAGAAAAAAAGGACTCTTGTTAATTCTCTTACGGAAACAAAAAAAGAAGTCGATAAAGTCATCAACGTATGTTCTAATGATAATTCACCTCTGAAAATCTCCGAAAAATTTCTAGACAAACCTATAACAATTACTGACGTTGAACCTAAAAACACTAGCTTCAATAAATGTCTTTTATAAATCAAATACGCTATAAGTGATATAAAAATAGGATAATATATCTGCCCTCTTTTAGCAGTAAAAAACAATGTTATGAAAATAAAACCGAGTTTTAAAAACTTTTTATTAATCAATAATTTGAAAAAAGATATCCTTTTATAAGAGCTTAAGAAGTAGTTTATTTGTAGAAACAGTATTGTTGAAAATGCATTGATAGATAAGGTATAAAAAGGCCTATAAGGTATAAAGTCTTCTAGTCTGTCCTGAAAGTATTTGGAAATAAATGTTTTGTCTTGGAATACGGGAATATAAATATCAATGAAAACAATATAAAGCGGTATTGACAATAAAATAATTATGATCCAAGATATATCTGCTACAAAAAGTTTCTTGAATCCATTGTCCGCAGATTTCTTTAACCTGTATTCTTTAAAAAAAAACTGAAGTAAGAAAAACGTAACTAGTAAAATATAAAATCCTATTCTTAAGTATTTTATACTAAGATTGATATAACTTAAATCTTCAAATCTAATCCATTGAGCACTATAGCGAATCGAATTTTCCCCTACATAAATTCCAATCATTATATAAAAGAGGGTTATAGTGCATAGGTTGATAATCTTTTTAGAAACCAACAGGTTGCTAAATATTATATATGCTATAAATGCGAATAACATTAATTTCTTTTAATTCTATTTATCTTTTACCGATAATTTTTTTTATACAGTTAGAAAATTCTGTGATATTTTCAGGTGCCATCACTTTTTCTTTCGTATCTAATTTCGCTACGTTAAATTCAAAAGGGTACGATTTTTTCTTTAAACAGTCTATATAAAATGTTAATCTTTCATTGTAATTTTCAAAATATTTTTCAACATGAAAACTCTTCTTCATTATAAGTTGGATTGTTTTTCTTATTTCTTCATAGGATCTTACTTTAAAGGTTAATCCCGAATCATTATAAAAAACATTTCCAAGTAATATTGCCGGTTTTTTCAACATCAAAGATTCTAGCCCGACAGTACTAGATAAATTAATTGTTCCTTGAGATTTTTTTATCAATTCAAACACATTCTCCTTATAAGAAATGAGTTTAATATTAGGGTGCTTTTTCAATTCCTTGTAAAACTTTCTGGAATGCTGACCTAATGCACTCTTATGTTCCTTCACATAGAGAAATATATTTGGAGGCAATAATTTAGAAACATTAATTATTGTGTTTTTTTGATTAACGTCGAATGGAGATAGTATTAAAGTACTTGCCTCAGGCTGCATATGAAGTGGAAAAATAAAATACGAGTCTTTGTAATTTATCTTATCAAAGATTTTGTTGTGGAAGAAATTTATATTCTTTGCTTTTATAATTTTTTTGAACCTAAAGTTACTCAATAGAAAAGGGTTTCGAGTAAACAAATCATATTTATGCCTATTTGAAAAATAATACCTTTTAAATCTGATGAAAAACTCTTTAAGAAAAATGAATTTAAGACTCGAGGAATTTATTGCATTCCCCATATAATTGGGTTGTTTTGGTCTATCAACAAATTTACTGATAGATTCATACATGTGCTCTGTTATTTCTTTTTGCTGAAAATCTTTATAGCATTCCAAGACCTCATCAAAAGTATTAACCACATCAAAAGATACTGCAGTACGATTTTCTATACGGATGCCATAAAAGGAAACATGCTTTACACCTAACCTCTTCGCAACTTGAAATGATACTAAATTGTATGTATATGCTATCCCTGTAGTAAAATAATAATTTACTCCTCTAGAAAATAAATCTTCAAAAAATAAATATGTGTATACTAGCATTTTCTTCTGATAAGCTCTTGGTTTTTCAATCAAATAACGATCACAAGCATACATATTGAAGTTGTCGTACGTTTTTGATATCCTTAATATCTCTGAAGTGATATCTATTTTTTTTGCATCTAATTCATCAAAAAAGTGAAGTCGATTAACACAAGCCAAAGCTTGCGATTCTTTTAACCACCTATTACCTTCCACAACCCCAATAATTTCTTCTTTTTGTTCAAGGGTTCTCTTTTTCAGAAGTTTTACTCCTTTAATAAACAATGGAGCTTCATCATTAATTAAATCAAATACTATCATTTTCTGTACTAATCTTTTGTAAACTAAAAAAAAACTTTGCCATAAATATCACAATAAATGAAAAAAGAGTAGCAATTGAGGCTCCATAAATTTCATACTTAGGGATCAATATTAAATTCAGTATAATATTGCAGGACATACTTGTAATTGCTATTTTTAATAATAAATAATCTCTTTTTTTCGCGTATAAATCATAATGAAACACATTTGACATTACAAGGAAAAAAACACCAATTAACAATATGTTGTATGTGCTAATATAATTTATAAATGATGGTTTCTCTAAAAACTCAAAAACAAAGGGGGCTAGAAAATAACTCCCTAATACCAAAACAATTGTAATTGCCAATAAGTTTTTAAAAAAATTATTCTTTAAGTTTTTATAGATGTTTTTATCAGAAAAAAATTTAATCATTTTAGGGTATGTTACCATAATGATTCCACTAAATGTAAAAACATCAATTGCATTAATAAATTGCGAATAAGTGGTATAAACACCTACGAGATTCTTTCCATGATAAAAATCTATCATAAATCTATCGGAAAACTGAATTACTAAAAAAGATAAAGAACTCATAAAAAATATACTTGAACTTTTTATTCCTTTCAAAATCCATGATATGTTGGGTTTATAAAACTTTATATTCTTAATTTTCAATAATCTCTTTATGTATATCAATCCTATTAGCAAAGAAAACCATGAAAATAAAGACCAAATGAGAATGTATCTGAAAATATTTATTTCATTGTTTAAGAAGAAAAAATCGAACAATATATACCATATCCATAAACCTGATTTTACGAAGAAAAAAAAGTTTCCAACTAATGATTTTTCTAATGTAGTTAAAAGCCTAAATAGTTCTTGACCTAAATGTTCAGAAATCAATAAAATTATAAAAAGTACAAGGTATTTTATTTCTATAAAATTAAATCCAAAAATGATTGCTAATGAGAGTGGCATTAACAATAAATAAAGTGATAAATGAAAATATAGTTGATCTCTTATCTTGGGGATAAAATTATTTTTAATCTGTATTATCTCTCTCATATTGAAAACATAAAAATCGAATCCTAAAAAATAAATTAAAAAAGCAATGGCAGTAATTAACATACCGTATACTCCTAAATTTGTTTCATCTATAGAATACCTTCCTAAAAAAAAAACAAAAATAAACTTCGAAATTAATGTAAGTCCTCTAAAGCTAATATTTCCAAAACTAACTTTATTCATCAAATTCAAAATTTTTAATAAAACCCAATTTTAAAGGTGTTCCTCTTTTTATATCATCATCAAAAATTTTTCCTAAAATTTCATTATAAAACTTAGGATGCAAACCATAACCTGGTCGTATAGAACGAATATTTTTTTCTGTTATCTTATCTCCTTTTTTCACATCTTCCACTACAAATAAGGATCGCGAAAACTTCCTGTTATTTATTACTTTTTCAGATAATTCATACGAGACTTTTCCTAACATTTTCTCGGTATTTCTAACTGCATTTACCATCTCTGCAAACTCTTTTTCATCAAGAGAAAAATCAGCGTCAGGACCTCCAATAGATTTATCTAAAATAAAATGCTTCTCGATAATTTTTGCTCCCAAAGTTACAGCAACAGACGGAGCTAATGAACCATAAGTATGGTCTGAAAACCCTACTTCTACATTAAATCTCTCTTTTATATCTGGGATTGTTTTCAAATTTGCTAATTCTAATGGAGATGGGTAAGAAGAGGTACATTTTAACAATGCTATATTATGATTTCCAACTTCACGACATGTATTCACAGCCAATTGCACATCTTTTTCATCAGCAATTCCTGTTGAAATAATAATAGGCTTCATTTTGGAGGCAGCATATTTTATTAAAGGAATATCTTGAATTTCAAAAGATGCTATCTTATATGCTGGGACTTCCATTTTTTCTAAAAAATCAACTGCCCGAATGTCAAAAGGAGAAGAAAAACAAATTAACCTTTCTTCTTTAGCTACTTCAAAAAGTTGTTGATGCCATTCCCAAGGAGTATAAGCTTCTCCGTATAATTCATATAAGGTTTTACCATCCCATAAAGTTCCTTTATTGATTTGAAAATATTCATTATCACAATCAATAGTCATAGTATCCGGTGTATATGTCTGGAGCTTTATTGCATCGGCTCCCACTCTTTTAGCAGCTCTTATTGTTTCTACAGCTACTTCCAAACTCCCATTGTGATTTGCTGATAGTTCTGCGATAATAAAAGAGGGTGAATTTCCACCTATATGTTTATTTCCTATTTTCATAAATCTGTATTCTAATTAATATTCCTAACCAAGCAGAATGCTTCTGCATAGTTTTTACCAACTACGATTCCCCACCTTTTTGCTAATGTTCTTAAAGCTTCTGGAGATCTTGGATGTGGAAAAATTCTTTTTTCAAACTCATAACTTTCCATACCTTTGATTTTTGCTTTCAAATTTTCTTCAGACACCTCAATAAAAAGGTTTGGAATAAAATGACGTGGATCTATTGATGCTCTCCATTCTGTGCTAGAGGGAGTTTCAAAAGTAATAATCGTGGTCACTTTTTCTCGCTTCATAGGTCGAATGGCAGTAATAACCGCTTCAAATGTTCTCTGATGATCTATATTCAAATCTCCTCCATGATGTGTGAAAATTACTTCAGGGTTAAATTCGTGTTTTTCTTTTTCTACAATTTTAATAATTTCAAGTAAATCAATAGCATCAAACCTATTATCTGGAAAGTCATGAATTCTTACAGAATGATACCCAATAGATTTTCTAGCATTTTCAATATTATTTCTATGACTTTCCAATTCTTTTTCCCAAAGATCGATATCTCTTTGATCGGATCGAGAAGTAATTCCTTCTCCTAAAATAACAACTCTGATTGTACAGTCAAATTCTGTAATTAAACGATTCATACTTGCTCCCAAACCCAATAATTCATCATCTGGATGAGCTGCTACAACTAATATTTTTTTATTTCTTAATGATTCTAACATCGGCTAAAATTATTTTATCTGATTCTATTGAAGCTCCGCTAAACTCAAGTTTTAAGTATTCTGTTTCCAGAAATGCTTTCGGATACCCTTTTGCATCTAACATTCTTATATAATTATATATTACTTCAGGTTGGTCTAAGTTTCCAATATCTCCTTGTTCTGGTTTTCTTCTTTTAAAAAAAGTAGGAATTCCTTCTTGATTTTTTGGTTCAGGGTTTTCTATTATTATTTCTTTAATCATTTCCGCAATCACATCATTAGCTCTTAAAAAAATCTCTTCTGCTGTTCCTAATAAATTTAACTCTTTTTTTAAATATATTGGCCCTTCATCAATTCCTTTTGTAACTCTTAACGCAGATATTTTTGTTTCTTTGTGCCCTCTTATAATTAAATTCTGTAATGGACTTCCGCCTCTACCATAAGGCAAATCAGTCATGTGAAAAACAATACATTCAAAATTTGAAAAAATTTTTTCTGGAATAATATAAGACCAATGAGGGATAAAGATTTTTTTTGGTTCTACCTTTTTTAAAAATTCATACGTAAATTCTCCGCGAGTTTTAATTAATATCCAATTGCTATCCGGAAAAATATTTTCACAATACTCTTTGAGTGTTTTATTCCATTTTTTTTCTGATAAAATTACAAAATTATTCATTCTCTTTGAAGATTTTAAGTATATACTTTACATCGTTCTTATAAAAAAATGCAGGGTATCTCTCGTTATCACAAATTCTTAATAAATTAAATTGTTTATCAATACTTGAGCGAATATCTAATTCGCTATCTTTTGCTGTTCTTCTCTTATAAAAACTTTCTTCTCCGAATTGTTCTCTACCTGTTATACTTGGATATTTTTTTATGAATTCAAGTATTAATTTATTTGTAATAATTCCTTGTTGATGTTTTATTTCAGTCAACAATTCGTCTCCTTTTAAAATGATAAAATCTTGTAGATATATTTTCCCCGAATCTACTTTATCAGTAGCTTCAAAAAGCGTTACAGGAATCTTTGATTTCCCTTCCAGAACTTGCCAAGTAACTGGAGACCATCCTTTACCTTTTGGTAAATTACTTTCATGAACTACTAAATTATATGTATTCAATTTTAACTTTTTGAAAACCTTCTCACATGCTAACAAACACAAAACATCTCCTTCTTTCACTTTTTCGTGATCATCAACAAGAAGAACACGGTAACTTGGATAGCGCAGTTTTAAATCTTCTTTTAGTTTATGAACATAGGGGATTATCCATGATTTTGGGTTGTCTGTTAATAATTGGATTTTCATTTCATAATGCTTTGATTAAAGACAAAAATCGTTCTTTTTGTTGACCATCAAAAAGGGCATATTGATTTTTTATCTGCTCTTCATATTTTTCTTTAGGGTACTGAAATATTTCATTAATTTTTTTTGTAAAATCATTTACGGAGTAGTTTTTAAGGTTACCCCCTTCAAATATCACATTTTTTTCTACAAACCCTTTATAAATCAATTCTTGATTGTCTACAAAATACCCTGAAAGAATTGGCATTTTCACACTACATAATTCATAACAAATAGTGCTAGAAGGAACAATTCCAAAATTACTTTTTTTCATGATATGCAATAATTCTAATTCGTTCAAATTAGAATGCAAAGTAAGTATATTTTTATTGTTTTTCACTAGATCATATATCGCATTGTGTTTATATGATGCCCCTAGAATTATGTGGATTTTTTTAACATTTGAAAACGTTAATAAAGCTTGTGTTGATTTATATGTTAAATCAAAAAAATCTGCCCCACCAAAACAAATAAATACAGAGTCAATTTTTTTAATTTGTTTTTTCTCTTGAGCTACTTTTAAAAACTCTGGTCTTAAAATTGCATAAGACAAACCTAAAGCTAATTGTGTGTATTCTTGTTTACAAAAATGACTCGGTTTTACATAAGGTGAATGATTTACAACACAGTCTGCATATAGCGTTTCAATAGCTAAATCATCAATGTAAATTAATTGAAATCCTAGCTCTTTTATTCGTTTTTGATAGGCCGATGTGTATTCATAACCATCAGCAATTATAATTAGTTTTGGATCTTTGTAACATTCAGACAGCCACTTAGGTTCATCTAAAATTGCTAATTCCTTGGGTATTATCTTTATATTATAAGAATCGGGTATTATTTCTGTTGCAGATGTTTCTCTTGTTACAAAGTCATAATTATAGTACTCTTTATATATTTCTACAAGTGCAAACAATCTATATAAATGACCTAGCCCAATCTTTTCATTTCCATCAGCTCTAAATAATATTTTCGTCTTCATCAATTTTTATTTTATACTTCAACTCTGCTAATTTCCAATCTGTTTCATTATCAATGTCTTGTGCTTCTAGCTCACTAATTTCTATATAGCTAGTATTTGATGTCCAAAGTTTTTTCTCTTCTAAAAATTTACTAATATGAAAACTGTAAAATTGCCCAGCGTCATGAAATGATGGTATTAAATCTTGTGATCGTTTAGACATATTTTCACTATTTATCATTGCGATTCTATGTTCTTTATCAATTCGCATAGCTCTCTGAATTGGAAAACTATATCTTAATATCGGGAAAACACAATCGAATTTTCCAGAAATTAATTTTTCTATAGATTGTTTAATTAGTTCTTGAGTAATAAATGGGGAAGTTGGATAAATACATGAGCAATAAGTAAATTCCTTTCCTAATTCTTTGTATTTCTTTATAACTTCTACCAACACATCTGCTGTAGTTGCAAAATCATTAGAATTGTCGTCACTTCTTAAAAAGGGAATTTTAGCACCATATGCCATTGCTATTTTCGCAATTTCCTCATTATCCGTAGAGACCATTACTTCGTCAAATAAATTACTTTGTATGGCTGTCTCTATCGAATACGCTATGATAGGTTTTCCTAAAAAGGGTCTGATGTTTTTTCTCGGTATTCTTTTACTCCCCCCTCTTGCTGGTATGATAGCTAACATCTTACTCACAAACAAAAGATACTACTTTTTCTATAATAAAGTCTTGTTCTTCATCAGTTAATGTTGGAAACATTGGTAAACTTAGACAATGTGCATAATAATTTTCTGCGTTGGTCAAATTAGTATTATCATACCCCATTTCCTTGTAATACGGTAAGGTATAAATTGGAATGTAATGAACCTGAGCATAAATTTGATGTTCTCGTAAGTAATCGTACAGTCCTTTTCTATTTGCTATTTCTATAACAAATAGATGGTGTGCATTGTACATTCCAGAAGGTAGACTCTGAAATTTTACGATGTTATGAAATGCTTTTTTATACTTTTCTGCAATTTGATTTCTTCTAGTAACGCCTGTGTCATTTTTTGCTAATTGTGTTATTCCTAATGCCGATTGTATGTCTGTTAATCTATAATTAAATCCCAGTTCCTGCATTTCATAATACCATCCTCCGTGATTTTGAGACATATTTTTTTTAGTGATTCCATGAGTTCTAAGCAAGCTTAATTTTTCATATATTTTTTTAGAATTGGTCGTTATTATGCCTCCTTCTCCGCAGGCAATATGTTTAACAGGATGAAAAGAGAAGACACTTACATCTGCCAAATTTCCGTTTCCGCATTTTTGACGGACTCCTTTTGAATCTGTAAAATAACCTCCCGGGGCATGACAGGCATCTTCTACCATCCAAAGATCATGAGCATCTGCCAATGCTCTAAATGCTTCCAAATTCACTGGTAGCCCGGCAAAATCAACAGGTATGATTCCTGTAAAAAAGCCTTTCGGTTTGCTTTCAATTAATTGCTTTGTACTTTCTAATGACAGCAAATACGTGTCTTTATCTATATCTGCAAACCAAACCTTTGCACCTACATATCTGGCGCAATTTGCAGAAGCAGCAAAGGTGATAGGAGTGGTAATGATCCGTTCTCCCTTTTTTAATCCTAATGCCATTACTGCCAGATGGAGACCGGCAGTTGCATTAGTTACGGCAACGGCGTATGTTGCTCCTACATATGCTGCAAACTTTTGTTCAAACTCTTGTATTTTGGGTCCCTGAGTCAAAAAGTCTGCAGTGAGTGTTTCCACTACCGCATCGATATCATCTTGATCTATATATTGCCTGCCATATGGTATGGGTTTCATGATAAAGAAAAGTTAGCATCAACGTGTTTTTTTATAAGTTCTCTTAGGCTTTCCAAGGTTTCCCAGTACTTATTTTCTCCGGAGTTATAACTAAATCCTTCCGGTACTTTTTTTGCATTAAATGCAGTAATGAATTCTTGCATGTCAAAATTAGGTTTTATGGGGATAATGGCATAATACTTTCCCAAGTCATATGTGTTTAAGGAATCTGAAGAGGTAATCATTTCTTCATGTAACTTTTCTCCTGGCCTGACACCAACAATTTTTTGTTCGCACTCTGGAGCTATGGCTGTTGCTACGTCAGTAATTTTATACGACGGTATCTTGGGCACAAATATCTCGCCTCCAAAAGCATTTTCTAAAGCATTGAAAACCATCTCACAACCATCTTCCAGGCTGATATTGAAGCGTGTCATTTTTTTATCGGTAATAGGCAAAAAACCTTCTTTTTTCTTTTTTAAAAAAAAGGGCATTACAGAACCGTTAGAACCCATTACATTTCCATATCGTACCACAGAAAATTTAACATCTCTTTTTCCTTTAATATTATTGGCGGCAACAAATAATTTATCTGAAGCTAATTTAGTAGCACCATATAAATTTATGGGTGCTGCAGCTTTATCTGTAGATAATGCTACCACATTTTTAACTCCGGTATTAAAACAAGCTTCTATAAGATTTTCTGCTCCTAAAATATTAGTTTTTACACATTCAATGGGGTTATATTCTGCAATATGCACATGTTTCATAGCTGCTGCATGAATTACGATATCTACGCCTTCCAGCGCACGAATCAACCTTTTTGCATCTCTTACATCTCCAATAAAATAGCGTATGCTGCTATATTTTTCTTCAGGAAACTCCATAGACATTTGATAGTGTTTTTGTTCGTCTCTGGAAAATATAATAAGACGTTTTACATCGGGGTACCTTTCAAAAATCAATTTTGTAAACATCTTTCCGAAGGATCCTGTCCCTCCCGTTATCAAAATTGATTTTTTATTCAGGTTTAGCATATTTCATTTTTTTACGCAAGTTGTCTAAATTTTTTAGTTCTTTGTCTTTTGACGATAGTATTATTTCGTGTGGTTGCAACATCCAATCTATGTTTAACTCCGCATCGTTATATATAATTCCGCTTTCCGCTACTTTGTTGTAATAATTATCACATTTATAAGCAAAAATAGTCTCATTTTCCAAAACAGAAAAGCCATGTGCAAAGCCTCTTGGCACAAATAATTGCTTATTATTTTTTTCTGATAATTCTATTGAAAAAGGCTGCCCAAAAGTAGCCGATCCGAGTCGAATATCTACCACTACATCTAATACACTTCCTTTAATAACTCTTACCAGTTTGGCTTGTGCATATTTTCCTGTTTGAATATGCAACCCTCTCAAAACACCTCTTTGTGAACAGGACTGATTATCTTGAACAAACGTTATTTTTAACCCTGTTAATTTTTCAAATTTTTGTTGATTGTAACTTTCGAAAAAATAACCTCTGTCATCGCCAAAAATATCGGGTTCTATAATAAAACATCCTTTTAAATGTGTTTCGGTAATATTCATGATACATCTAACAGGTTTTTTCCATACCCGCTTTTTAATAGTGTCTTTGCCAATTTTTTTAGTTGTTCTTTTGAGATAAATCCACTTCTGTAAGCTGCTGCTTCAATAGATCCTATTTTAAGCCCTTGTCTTTCTTCTATTACCTGTACAAACTGGGAGGCTTGCATTAAGGAGTGAAAAGCTCCCGTGTCCAGCCATGCTGTGCCTCTGTCTAAAATAC
This window of the Flavobacteriaceae bacterium genome carries:
- the pseI gene encoding pseudaminic acid synthase, translating into MKIGNKHIGGNSPSFIIAELSANHNGSLEVAVETIRAAKRVGADAIKLQTYTPDTMTIDCDNEYFQINKGTLWDGKTLYELYGEAYTPWEWHQQLFEVAKEERLICFSSPFDIRAVDFLEKMEVPAYKIASFEIQDIPLIKYAASKMKPIIISTGIADEKDVQLAVNTCREVGNHNIALLKCTSSYPSPLELANLKTIPDIKERFNVEVGFSDHTYGSLAPSVAVTLGAKIIEKHFILDKSIGGPDADFSLDEKEFAEMVNAVRNTEKMLGKVSYELSEKVINNRKFSRSLFVVEDVKKGDKITEKNIRSIRPGYGLHPKFYNEILGKIFDDDIKRGTPLKLGFIKNFEFDE
- a CDS encoding O-antigen polysaccharide polymerase Wzy; its protein translation is MIGIYVGENSIRYSAQWIRFEDLSYINLSIKYLRIGFYILLVTFFLLQFFFKEYRLKKSADNGFKKLFVADISWIIIILLSIPLYIVFIDIYIPVFQDKTFISKYFQDRLEDFIPYRPFYTLSINAFSTILFLQINYFLSSYKRISFFKLLINKKFLKLGFIFITLFFTAKRGQIYYPIFISLIAYLIYKRHLLKLVFLGSTSVIVIGLSRNFSEIFRGELSLEHTLMTLSTSFFVSVRELTRVLFFFNNNDYGFLYGKTYIAGFFSFIPTKINALKANYNYMRYTSIISNQNPDEFGGMRSTYIGEAYINFGLVGIVLLPILFGILVYLIHLFIKKYSGDNFIYYIMVFWMFKILVLPFYENGSSMFLFFFITVIFMFICALTIRTKNKRAVLKITFLRKNDRK
- a CDS encoding PIG-L family deacetylase, producing the protein MLESLRNKKILVVAAHPDDELLGLGASMNRLITEFDCTIRVVILGEGITSRSDQRDIDLWEKELESHRNNIENARKSIGYHSVRIHDFPDNRFDAIDLLEIIKIVEKEKHEFNPEVIFTHHGGDLNIDHQRTFEAVITAIRPMKREKVTTIITFETPSSTEWRASIDPRHFIPNLFIEVSEENLKAKIKGMESYEFEKRIFPHPRSPEALRTLAKRWGIVVGKNYAEAFCLVRNIN
- the pseF gene encoding pseudaminic acid cytidylyltransferase, which codes for MLAIIPARGGSKRIPRKNIRPFLGKPIIAYSIETAIQSNLFDEVMVSTDNEEIAKIAMAYGAKIPFLRSDDNSNDFATTADVLVEVIKKYKELGKEFTYCSCIYPTSPFITQELIKQSIEKLISGKFDCVFPILRYSFPIQRAMRIDKEHRIAMINSENMSKRSQDLIPSFHDAGQFYSFHISKFLEEKKLWTSNTSYIEISELEAQDIDNETDWKLAELKYKIKIDEDENII
- the pseB gene encoding UDP-N-acetylglucosamine 4,6-dehydratase (inverting), which gives rise to MLNLNKKSILITGGTGSFGKMFTKLIFERYPDVKRLIIFSRDEQKHYQMSMEFPEEKYSSIRYFIGDVRDAKRLIRALEGVDIVIHAAAMKHVHIAEYNPIECVKTNILGAENLIEACFNTGVKNVVALSTDKAAAPINLYGATKLASDKLFVAANNIKGKRDVKFSVVRYGNVMGSNGSVMPFFLKKKKEGFLPITDKKMTRFNISLEDGCEMVFNALENAFGGEIFVPKIPSYKITDVATAIAPECEQKIVGVRPGEKLHEEMITSSDSLNTYDLGKYYAIIPIKPNFDMQEFITAFNAKKVPEGFSYNSGENKYWETLESLRELIKKHVDANFSLS
- the pseG gene encoding UDP-2,4-diacetamido-2,4,6-trideoxy-beta-L-altropyranose hydrolase, with the protein product MKTKILFRADGNEKIGLGHLYRLFALVEIYKEYYNYDFVTRETSATEIIPDSYNIKIIPKELAILDEPKWLSECYKDPKLIIIADGYEYTSAYQKRIKELGFQLIYIDDLAIETLYADCVVNHSPYVKPSHFCKQEYTQLALGLSYAILRPEFLKVAQEKKQIKKIDSVFICFGGADFFDLTYKSTQALLTFSNVKKIHIILGASYKHNAIYDLVKNNKNILTLHSNLNELELLHIMKKSNFGIVPSSTICYELCSVKMPILSGYFVDNQELIYKGFVEKNVIFEGGNLKNYSVNDFTKKINEIFQYPKEKYEEQIKNQYALFDGQQKERFLSLIKAL
- a CDS encoding methionyl-tRNA formyltransferase, producing the protein MKIQLLTDNPKSWIIPYVHKLKEDLKLRYPSYRVLLVDDHEKVKEGDVLCLLACEKVFKKLKLNTYNLVVHESNLPKGKGWSPVTWQVLEGKSKIPVTLFEATDKVDSGKIYLQDFIILKGDELLTEIKHQQGIITNKLILEFIKKYPSITGREQFGEESFYKRRTAKDSELDIRSSIDKQFNLLRICDNERYPAFFYKNDVKYILKIFKENE
- the pseC gene encoding UDP-4-amino-4,6-dideoxy-N-acetyl-beta-L-altrosamine transaminase, coding for MKPIPYGRQYIDQDDIDAVVETLTADFLTQGPKIQEFEQKFAAYVGATYAVAVTNATAGLHLAVMALGLKKGERIITTPITFAASANCARYVGAKVWFADIDKDTYLLSLESTKQLIESKPKGFFTGIIPVDFAGLPVNLEAFRALADAHDLWMVEDACHAPGGYFTDSKGVRQKCGNGNLADVSVFSFHPVKHIACGEGGIITTNSKKIYEKLSLLRTHGITKKNMSQNHGGWYYEMQELGFNYRLTDIQSALGITQLAKNDTGVTRRNQIAEKYKKAFHNIVKFQSLPSGMYNAHHLFVIEIANRKGLYDYLREHQIYAQVHYIPIYTLPYYKEMGYDNTNLTNAENYYAHCLSLPMFPTLTDEEQDFIIEKVVSFVCE
- a CDS encoding methionyl-tRNA formyltransferase, with translation MNNFVILSEKKWNKTLKEYCENIFPDSNWILIKTRGEFTYEFLKKVEPKKIFIPHWSYIIPEKIFSNFECIVFHMTDLPYGRGGSPLQNLIIRGHKETKISALRVTKGIDEGPIYLKKELNLLGTAEEIFLRANDVIAEMIKEIIIENPEPKNQEGIPTFFKRRKPEQGDIGNLDQPEVIYNYIRMLDAKGYPKAFLETEYLKLEFSGASIESDKIILADVRIIKK